One genomic segment of Hymenobacter psoromatis includes these proteins:
- a CDS encoding peptidylprolyl isomerase translates to MKYCPFALLLLAGCGPADQPAATTPPPRPKPPGPDIAALTDSAAPAALLAYGRAHPGSEVLFKTRLGTIRVRLFEDTPIHKANFLLLTRRGVFDETVFNRVVKGFAVQGGQTSGPRTIRLHRYRLPPEIRPNHFHVKGALGMARYDDEQNPGHLSSNTDFYFVVGEKLTPYQSRAAAGRPLTPAQVRAYATQGGVPSLDGKYTVFGEVIEGQDVVDKISHVKVDPQDKWPIEDVGMKVEVVK, encoded by the coding sequence ATGAAGTACTGCCCTTTCGCCCTGCTGCTGCTGGCTGGCTGCGGCCCCGCCGACCAGCCCGCCGCCACTACCCCCCCGCCCAGGCCCAAGCCGCCGGGGCCCGACATTGCGGCTCTCACCGACAGCGCCGCGCCGGCCGCGCTACTGGCCTACGGCCGCGCGCACCCCGGCTCGGAAGTGTTATTTAAGACTCGGCTGGGTACTATCCGGGTGCGCTTGTTTGAGGATACGCCCATTCACAAGGCCAATTTTCTGCTGCTGACCCGGCGCGGGGTATTTGATGAAACGGTGTTTAATCGCGTCGTGAAGGGCTTTGCCGTGCAGGGTGGCCAGACGAGCGGGCCGCGCACCATCCGCTTGCATCGCTACCGCCTACCCCCCGAAATCCGGCCCAACCACTTCCACGTGAAGGGCGCGCTGGGCATGGCCCGCTACGACGACGAGCAAAACCCCGGCCACCTATCGTCCAACACCGATTTTTACTTCGTGGTGGGCGAAAAGCTGACGCCCTACCAGAGCCGCGCCGCCGCCGGCCGGCCCCTCACCCCGGCCCAGGTGCGGGCCTACGCCACCCAGGGCGGCGTGCCCTCGCTCGATGGCAAATACACGGTGTTTGGCGAAGTTATCGAGGGCCAGGACGTAGTAGATAAAATCTCCCACGTGAAAGTAGACCCGCAGGATAAATGGCCGATTGAGGACGTAGGGATGAAGGTGGAAGTAGTGAAGTAG
- a CDS encoding zinc dependent phospholipase C family protein: MKKLFLTLGLAAVLLGPAAPAARAWGFLGHRVITQVAVYELPASMQAFYFRHMAELVRLSTAPDERRGKDPDEGPRHFIDMDHYGEDNPFARVPRDYEAAATKFSADTLKKYGTVPWAVLDAKQKLVAAFQQRDTLAIVKYSAELSHYTADAFVPLHTTVNYDGQLTGQTGLHALWESQLPERFLDVYKLNGDEGKVLKDPLASIWTVVQNSYGFLASTFDLESKVAKNFTPATKYTFAHRFGKTQRRYSDAFADAYEQEVGGMVAFRLKGASPMVASMWLTAWQEAGRPDLSQLMAPPKPSKEEKERLATQLQAWRANTLATGKLLLAQQKEKKIIDPDEIKAADGEAAPPPPPEPAAPTPAAPAEVKVKVKIKK; the protein is encoded by the coding sequence ATGAAAAAACTATTCCTCACCCTGGGCCTGGCCGCCGTGCTGCTGGGGCCGGCCGCGCCCGCCGCGCGGGCCTGGGGCTTTTTGGGGCACCGCGTTATCACGCAGGTGGCCGTGTATGAGCTGCCAGCGAGTATGCAGGCGTTTTACTTTCGGCACATGGCCGAGCTGGTGCGCCTGAGCACTGCTCCCGACGAGCGCCGCGGCAAGGACCCCGATGAGGGCCCCCGGCATTTCATCGACATGGACCACTACGGCGAGGACAACCCCTTCGCCAGGGTGCCGCGGGACTATGAGGCGGCGGCCACCAAGTTTTCGGCCGATACGCTGAAGAAATACGGCACCGTGCCCTGGGCCGTGCTTGATGCCAAGCAGAAGCTGGTAGCCGCTTTTCAGCAGCGCGACACGCTGGCCATCGTCAAGTACTCGGCCGAGCTGAGCCACTACACCGCCGATGCCTTCGTGCCGCTGCACACCACTGTGAACTACGACGGCCAGCTTACGGGTCAGACCGGCCTGCACGCCCTCTGGGAAAGCCAGCTGCCCGAGCGCTTTCTCGATGTCTATAAACTCAATGGCGACGAAGGTAAGGTACTAAAAGACCCGCTGGCCAGCATCTGGACGGTGGTGCAGAACAGCTACGGCTTCCTGGCTTCCACCTTCGACCTCGAAAGTAAGGTGGCCAAGAATTTCACACCCGCGACTAAATACACCTTCGCGCATCGCTTCGGCAAAACGCAGCGCCGCTACTCCGATGCCTTCGCCGATGCCTACGAGCAGGAGGTAGGGGGCATGGTAGCTTTCCGCCTCAAGGGGGCGTCGCCGATGGTGGCCTCCATGTGGCTCACTGCCTGGCAGGAAGCCGGTCGCCCCGACCTCAGCCAGCTGATGGCCCCACCCAAGCCCAGCAAGGAGGAAAAGGAGCGGCTTGCTACCCAGCTCCAAGCTTGGCGGGCCAATACCCTGGCCACCGGCAAGCTCCTGCTGGCTCAGCAAAAAGAGAAGAAAATTATTGACCCCGATGAAATAAAAGCTGCCGACGGAGAGGCCGCTCCGCCGCCCCCGCCCGAGCCCGCCGCCCCTACCCCCGCCGCCCCGGCCGAGGTGAAGGTTAAAGTAAAAATAAAAAAGTAG
- the tssD gene encoding type VI secretion system tube protein TssD codes for MPATPALLATWRFKGRDYVPLQAQYGFEQFVDTRGRPSTRVRPQLVRLVLDAADEDARLIACMFDPYQRATSTLVQRHPQGHRLHQLHIQATYCVGYRGYFAPGDAATRWPNEVLVLYLSAAALTLDGVTAECHSVLPWHAPEKVRRHARMLGDEVTQLPIAAALPAPKRVPTVEAPTLTAPPALRSNSETGVYGEHISDAYMRAQGHEKLNDGEVLTPLPPARRPSSCSKIPESYTFSRRPFYRGLRTWSIFPSHPLPLSYADFFPPFWLAPARSPSF; via the coding sequence ATGCCCGCTACCCCCGCCCTGCTCGCCACCTGGAGGTTTAAAGGCCGGGACTACGTGCCCTTGCAAGCGCAGTATGGCTTTGAGCAGTTCGTGGATACCCGCGGCCGGCCTAGCACCAGGGTGCGCCCGCAGCTAGTGCGGCTGGTGCTCGATGCCGCCGACGAAGACGCCCGCCTGATTGCCTGCATGTTTGACCCCTACCAACGGGCCACCTCTACCCTGGTGCAGCGCCACCCGCAGGGGCACCGGCTGCACCAGCTGCACATTCAGGCGACGTACTGCGTGGGCTACCGCGGGTACTTTGCCCCCGGCGACGCGGCCACCCGCTGGCCCAACGAGGTGCTGGTGCTGTACCTTTCGGCCGCCGCTCTCACCCTGGATGGCGTCACCGCGGAGTGCCATTCGGTGCTGCCCTGGCATGCCCCCGAGAAGGTGCGCCGCCACGCCCGGATGCTCGGCGACGAGGTGACCCAGCTGCCCATCGCCGCCGCCCTACCCGCCCCCAAGCGCGTGCCTACGGTGGAAGCCCCTACCCTAACCGCCCCGCCGGCCCTGCGCAGCAACAGCGAGACAGGCGTATACGGCGAGCACATTAGTGACGCCTACATGCGCGCCCAGGGCCACGAAAAGCTCAACGACGGGGAAGTATTGACGCCCCTACCCCCTGCGCGCCGCCCCAGCTCCTGCTCCAAAATACCCGAATCTTACACCTTTTCCCGTCGTCCTTTCTATCGGGGTTTGCGTACATGGTCTATCTTTCCCTCCCACCCTCTTCCCCTTTCCTATGCTGATTTCTTCCCGCCCTTCTGGCTAGCGCCTGCGCGGTCCCCTTCGTTTTGA
- a CDS encoding M13 family metallopeptidase, producing the protein MSSTTTMSRLALATLGLGGLAATTAFGPPKKPTPPQQGVGINLANIDQSVAPCEDFYHYANGNWIKSNPVPAAETRWGAFNELADRNIAVEKRILVKAAADRAAKPGTNEQKVGDFYAAAIDSAAIEAAGLKYLQPRLTQIAGLKSLAAIQQYMADPKSFSVGWYGMGVGQDSKNSTQYAVQLRQGGLGLGDRDYYLKEDGRSKTIRAAYKAYMTSIFQLLGDAPSLAATNADAVMALETKLAQASRSRVDLRDRLKNYNKVPVAQAAKDYPNLNLPLRLKDAGLSSAQDVIIGQPEFMAAANELLANTPIADQQQYLRWNLVSDVTPALPKAYGDAAFRFQQVLTGAKQQQPRWKRALRATDGALGEAFGQLYVDEAFSPAAKAKAKEMVENLRRAYGERIMATDWMSADTKKEAIQKLNAFAVKIGYPDKWKDYSKLKITRQSALQNLFATAEWRREDNLQKFGKPIDRGEWGMTPPTVNAYYNSSMNEIVFPAGILQPPFYDPKADDAVNYGGIGAVIGHEMTHGFDDQGRRSDAKGNLRDWWTKEDNDKFNAKADMVGKQYDAFSPLDSVHVNGKLTMGENLADIGGLTIAYQAFQKTAEAKAAKKIDGFTPNQRFFLGFAQIWRANQRPEAMRQQIQTDPHSPGQYRTNGPLMNMPEFYEAFGCKDGNKMVRATADRSRIW; encoded by the coding sequence ATGTCCTCCACTACCACTATGTCGCGGCTGGCGCTGGCGACCCTGGGCCTTGGTGGCCTGGCCGCTACCACGGCTTTCGGGCCACCCAAGAAGCCTACCCCCCCGCAGCAGGGCGTAGGCATCAACCTCGCCAACATTGACCAGTCAGTGGCCCCGTGCGAGGATTTTTACCACTACGCCAACGGCAACTGGATAAAGAGCAACCCAGTGCCGGCCGCTGAAACTCGCTGGGGGGCTTTCAACGAGCTGGCTGACCGCAACATTGCCGTGGAAAAGCGCATTTTGGTGAAGGCCGCCGCCGACCGCGCGGCCAAGCCGGGTACCAACGAGCAAAAGGTGGGTGACTTCTACGCCGCCGCGATAGACTCGGCCGCCATTGAGGCCGCCGGCCTGAAATACTTGCAGCCGCGGCTGACCCAGATTGCCGGGCTTAAGAGCCTGGCGGCCATTCAGCAGTACATGGCCGACCCGAAGTCGTTTTCGGTGGGCTGGTACGGCATGGGCGTGGGCCAGGACAGCAAGAACAGCACCCAGTACGCGGTGCAATTGCGCCAGGGTGGCCTCGGCCTTGGCGACCGCGACTACTACCTCAAGGAAGATGGCCGCTCCAAGACCATTCGCGCCGCCTACAAGGCGTACATGACCAGCATTTTTCAGCTGTTAGGTGACGCGCCGAGCCTGGCCGCGACCAATGCGGATGCCGTGATGGCCCTCGAAACCAAGCTGGCCCAGGCCAGCCGCAGCCGCGTGGACCTGCGCGACCGCCTCAAGAACTACAACAAGGTGCCGGTGGCCCAGGCCGCCAAAGACTACCCCAACCTGAACCTGCCGCTGCGCCTCAAGGACGCGGGCCTGAGCAGCGCCCAGGACGTAATTATCGGCCAGCCCGAATTTATGGCGGCCGCTAATGAGCTGCTGGCCAACACGCCCATTGCCGACCAGCAGCAGTACCTGCGCTGGAACCTGGTGTCGGACGTGACCCCGGCCCTACCCAAAGCCTACGGCGACGCGGCCTTCCGCTTCCAGCAGGTATTGACCGGGGCCAAGCAGCAGCAGCCCCGCTGGAAGCGCGCCCTGCGCGCCACCGACGGGGCGCTGGGCGAAGCCTTCGGCCAGCTCTACGTGGATGAGGCGTTCAGCCCCGCCGCCAAGGCCAAGGCCAAGGAGATGGTCGAAAACCTGCGCCGGGCCTACGGTGAGCGCATTATGGCGACCGACTGGATGAGCGCCGACACTAAGAAAGAGGCTATTCAAAAGCTCAATGCCTTCGCCGTAAAAATCGGCTATCCTGACAAGTGGAAGGACTATTCCAAACTGAAAATCACGCGCCAGAGCGCCCTGCAAAACCTGTTTGCCACCGCTGAGTGGCGCCGGGAGGACAATCTTCAGAAGTTCGGCAAGCCGATTGACCGGGGCGAGTGGGGTATGACGCCGCCCACGGTGAACGCCTACTATAATTCGAGCATGAATGAAATCGTGTTCCCGGCCGGTATTTTGCAACCGCCCTTCTACGACCCCAAGGCGGATGACGCGGTGAACTACGGCGGGATTGGCGCGGTCATTGGCCACGAGATGACCCACGGCTTCGACGACCAGGGCCGCCGCTCCGATGCCAAGGGTAACCTGCGCGACTGGTGGACCAAGGAGGACAACGACAAGTTCAACGCTAAGGCCGACATGGTGGGCAAGCAATACGACGCCTTCTCACCCCTCGACTCGGTGCACGTGAACGGCAAGCTGACGATGGGCGAAAACCTGGCCGACATCGGCGGGCTCACCATCGCCTACCAGGCCTTCCAGAAAACGGCCGAGGCCAAGGCCGCCAAGAAGATTGACGGCTTCACGCCCAACCAGCGCTTCTTCCTAGGCTTTGCCCAAATCTGGCGCGCCAACCAGCGCCCCGAAGCTATGCGCCAGCAAATCCAGACCGACCCGCACTCGCCCGGCCAGTACCGCACCAATGGCCCGCTAATGAACATGCCCGAGTTCTACGAAGCCTTCGGCTGCAAAGACGGCAACAAGATGGTGCGCGCCACGGCCGACCGTTCGCGCATTTGGTAG
- a CDS encoding M13 family metallopeptidase encodes MPTKNRYQRSAALAVAALGLAAATPVLAQTTAQAGVGINPANIDKSVQPCADFFQYANGNWLKNNPVPAAESRWGSFNELADRNYATQKSILEELAGNAATAKPGTNAQKVGDFYAAAMDTMAIEKAGLTYLKPYLDRIAGLKTLAQMQAFLGDPHAHAGSVWFNSGVGQDEKISTQYAVQFYQGGLTLPDRDYYLKEDARSKNIRAAYQTYLIGTFTRLGDTQAQATEHAAAVMDLETKLAKASKSRVDLRDPQANYHKMTVAQAAKEFPSLNLPLMLKESGLGTAKEVIVGQPEFLQEVSKLLASTPLAVQREYLRFHLVSSVSAALPKAYGDAAFKFSQVLSGAKQQQPRWKRELRATDGALGEAFGQLYVDKAFSPDAKAKAKEMIENLRKAYAERIMATDWMSAATKKEALVKLNAFTVKIGYPDKWKDYSKLKITRQSALQNVLAARTWAAEDNLQKFGKPIDRTEWGMTPPTVNAYYNPPMNEIVFPAGILQPPFYDPKADDAVNYGGIGAVIGHEMTHGFDDQGRQYDAKGNLRDWWTKEDGEKFNTKAAMVGKQYDAFSPLDSVHVNGKLTMGENLADIGGLTIAYQAFQKTAEAKSGTSLDGFTPDQRFFLAWAQIWRTNIRPEAARQQVQVDPHSPAQFRTNGPLMNMPEFYKAFGCTPTDKMERPTAEQARIW; translated from the coding sequence ATGCCTACCAAAAATCGCTACCAACGCAGCGCGGCCTTGGCCGTGGCGGCGCTCGGCCTGGCCGCCGCTACCCCGGTCCTGGCCCAAACTACCGCCCAGGCGGGCGTCGGCATCAATCCGGCTAATATTGATAAGTCGGTGCAGCCCTGCGCCGATTTCTTTCAGTATGCTAATGGCAACTGGCTCAAAAACAACCCCGTGCCGGCCGCCGAGAGCCGCTGGGGCAGCTTCAACGAGCTGGCCGACCGCAACTACGCCACCCAGAAATCGATTCTGGAGGAGCTGGCCGGCAATGCCGCTACCGCCAAGCCCGGTACTAACGCCCAAAAGGTGGGCGACTTCTACGCCGCCGCAATGGACACGATGGCGATTGAAAAAGCCGGTCTTACGTACCTCAAGCCCTACCTAGACCGCATCGCGGGCCTCAAAACGCTGGCCCAGATGCAGGCTTTCCTGGGTGACCCGCACGCCCACGCTGGCAGCGTGTGGTTTAATTCGGGGGTAGGGCAGGATGAGAAAATCAGCACCCAGTACGCAGTGCAGTTTTACCAGGGCGGCCTCACGCTGCCCGACCGCGATTATTACCTGAAGGAAGACGCGCGCTCCAAGAACATCCGGGCCGCCTACCAGACCTATTTGATAGGCACCTTCACGCGCCTCGGCGACACCCAGGCCCAGGCCACGGAGCACGCCGCCGCCGTAATGGACCTCGAAACCAAGCTCGCCAAGGCCAGTAAAAGCCGCGTGGACCTGCGCGACCCGCAGGCCAACTACCACAAGATGACCGTGGCCCAGGCCGCCAAGGAGTTTCCGAGCCTCAACCTGCCGCTGATGCTCAAGGAAAGCGGCCTCGGTACGGCTAAGGAGGTTATTGTGGGCCAGCCCGAGTTTTTGCAGGAAGTGAGTAAGCTGCTGGCCAGCACGCCGCTGGCCGTGCAGCGCGAGTACTTGCGCTTTCACTTGGTGAGCAGCGTGAGCGCGGCTTTGCCCAAAGCCTACGGCGATGCAGCCTTTAAATTCTCGCAGGTGCTGAGTGGGGCCAAGCAGCAGCAGCCCCGCTGGAAGCGCGAGCTGCGCGCCACCGACGGCGCGCTGGGTGAAGCGTTTGGCCAGCTTTACGTGGATAAGGCCTTCAGCCCCGACGCCAAGGCCAAGGCTAAGGAAATGATTGAGAACCTGCGCAAAGCCTACGCCGAGCGCATTATGGCGACCGACTGGATGAGCGCCGCCACCAAGAAGGAAGCCTTGGTGAAGCTCAACGCCTTCACCGTGAAAATCGGCTACCCCGACAAGTGGAAGGACTATTCCAAACTGAAAATTACCCGCCAAAGCGCGCTGCAAAACGTGCTGGCCGCCCGCACCTGGGCTGCCGAGGACAACCTTCAGAAATTCGGTAAGCCGATTGACCGCACCGAGTGGGGCATGACGCCGCCCACGGTGAATGCCTACTACAACCCGCCGATGAACGAGATTGTGTTCCCGGCCGGCATTTTGCAGCCGCCCTTCTACGACCCCAAGGCGGACGACGCGGTGAACTACGGCGGCATTGGCGCGGTCATTGGCCACGAAATGACCCACGGCTTTGATGACCAGGGCCGGCAGTATGATGCCAAGGGTAACCTGCGCGACTGGTGGACCAAGGAAGACGGTGAGAAATTCAACACCAAAGCCGCGATGGTGGGCAAGCAATACGACGCCTTCTCACCCCTCGACTCGGTGCACGTGAATGGTAAGCTGACGATGGGTGAAAACCTGGCCGACATCGGCGGGCTCACCATCGCCTACCAGGCCTTCCAGAAAACGGCCGAGGCCAAGAGCGGCACCAGCCTCGACGGCTTCACGCCCGACCAGCGCTTTTTCCTGGCCTGGGCGCAGATTTGGCGCACCAATATTCGGCCCGAAGCCGCCCGCCAGCAGGTGCAGGTAGACCCGCACTCGCCGGCCCAGTTCCGCACCAACGGTCCGCTGATGAATATGCCCGAGTTCTACAAAGCTTTCGGCTGCACGCCTACTGATAAGATGGAGCGGCCTACCGCCGAGCAGGCCCGCATCTGGTAG
- the xseA gene encoding exodeoxyribonuclease VII large subunit — protein MPLYPRRAAPTPAEPAAPLSLGALLTQVRAALHHRFPDSYWVVAEVAEMTRPRQAGGHCYLTLTEPAAGAEALGFVAQARATLWGSRYQQLAPAFAEATGQELRPGLRLLLRVKVTFHEQYGFSLDVLALDPSYTVGELARQRLATLRKLQEKDLLERQQELVLPLAPQRLAVISSPTAAGFQDFVRQLEEAPYDFALTLFPALMQGEGAPASIRAALDAIRPRRGQFEVVILTRGGGAKTDLLAFDEYGLAAAVASFPLPVLTGIGHERDEAVVDLVAYRALKTPTAVAAFLVERLARLESLVLDLAERVADRSRQHLARHQQQLLRRTDQLREAAHQQLRRAQTTLDQRSRQATQAPRQHLRQLSQHLESFRYTLLRATRRTLGHEEQQLRQRSRTVLRRFTRHHQRRREQLLRQQFLVRRAFELKIFKYKLKIGEVEVAELRRENQLLRRINLSFQK, from the coding sequence ATGCCGCTCTATCCCCGCCGCGCCGCCCCTACCCCCGCCGAGCCGGCCGCGCCGCTCAGCCTGGGCGCGCTGCTGACGCAGGTGCGCGCCGCCCTGCATCACCGCTTCCCCGACTCGTACTGGGTAGTGGCCGAGGTGGCCGAAATGACGCGCCCGCGCCAGGCCGGGGGCCACTGCTACCTCACCCTTACCGAGCCGGCGGCCGGGGCAGAAGCGCTGGGCTTTGTGGCCCAGGCGCGGGCTACGCTCTGGGGCAGCCGCTACCAGCAGCTCGCGCCGGCCTTCGCCGAGGCCACCGGGCAGGAACTGCGGCCCGGCCTACGCCTGCTGCTGCGCGTAAAGGTGACGTTTCACGAGCAGTACGGCTTTTCGCTCGACGTGCTGGCCCTCGACCCCAGCTACACTGTGGGCGAGCTGGCCCGCCAGCGCCTGGCCACGCTCCGCAAATTGCAGGAAAAAGACCTGCTGGAGCGCCAGCAGGAGCTGGTCCTACCCCTCGCCCCGCAGCGACTGGCGGTCATCTCCTCGCCCACAGCGGCGGGCTTTCAGGATTTCGTGCGCCAGCTCGAAGAAGCGCCCTACGACTTCGCTCTCACGCTCTTCCCGGCGCTCATGCAGGGCGAGGGCGCGCCGGCCAGCATCCGGGCCGCGCTCGATGCTATCCGGCCGCGCCGGGGGCAGTTTGAGGTCGTTATTCTCACTCGCGGCGGCGGGGCCAAAACGGATTTGCTGGCCTTTGATGAATATGGCCTGGCGGCGGCCGTGGCCTCGTTTCCGCTACCCGTTCTCACCGGCATCGGCCACGAGCGCGACGAGGCAGTGGTGGACCTAGTGGCCTACCGCGCCCTCAAAACGCCCACCGCCGTCGCGGCCTTTTTGGTCGAGCGCCTGGCCCGCCTCGAAAGCCTGGTGCTCGACTTGGCCGAGCGCGTGGCCGACCGCAGCCGCCAGCACCTGGCCCGCCACCAGCAACAGCTGTTGCGCCGCACCGACCAGCTCCGCGAAGCTGCCCACCAGCAGCTGCGCCGCGCCCAAACGACGCTGGACCAGCGCAGCCGCCAGGCCACCCAGGCCCCGCGCCAGCACCTGCGCCAGCTAAGCCAGCACCTCGAAAGCTTTCGCTACACCCTACTCCGCGCCACTCGCCGCACCCTCGGCCACGAGGAGCAGCAGCTACGCCAGCGCTCGCGCACGGTGCTGCGCCGCTTCACGCGCCACCATCAGCGGCGGCGCGAGCAATTATTGCGGCAGCAGTTTTTGGTGCGTCGGGCGTTTGAATTAAAAATTTTTAAGTATAAATTAAAAATCGGGGAAGTAGAAGTGGCGGAATTACGGCGCGAAAATCAGCTTTTACGGCGTATTAATTTATCATTTCAAAAATAA
- the xseB gene encoding exodeoxyribonuclease VII small subunit: MTYNEAIQELETILRSLETDQVDVDDLTTRAERSAELVRLCRHKLRHAEASLDRVFDSLDEDEDEPAEAETDDADELDDDDEEADEDDHRPGGPGRPAAPRLF; the protein is encoded by the coding sequence TTGACTTACAACGAAGCCATCCAGGAACTGGAAACCATTCTGCGCAGCCTCGAAACCGACCAAGTAGACGTAGACGACCTCACGACCCGCGCCGAGCGCTCGGCCGAGTTAGTGCGCCTTTGCCGCCACAAGCTGCGGCACGCCGAAGCCTCGCTCGACCGCGTATTCGACTCACTTGATGAGGACGAAGACGAGCCGGCGGAAGCTGAAACGGACGACGCAGACGAACTAGATGACGACGACGAGGAAGCTGATGAGGATGACCACCGCCCCGGCGGCCCCGGCCGGCCAGCCGCGCCCCGTCTGTTTTAG
- a CDS encoding anti-sigma factor: protein MEDYQTYLESGRLEQYALGELDPAARAEVESWAARYPQVRQELDELLTGLDVYAEAQSRTPPAGARERILSRVLAEIGSADVAAPAPAPAVPTMRVSASNPHLATAPTPPVAARRGSGWAIAASVALLLSLGANALLYSRWQQVSTDLVAAQNSQARFAQTSQVVEHRLQGAESQLQVLRSPEYKLVALAGTPAHATARARVLYNAATHRVFLDVQALPALPVGKQYQLWALDKGKPIDAGVLAANTATGEGLQQMKDIASAQTFAMTVEPTGGSVGPTLSTMTVVGNI from the coding sequence GTGGAAGATTACCAAACTTATCTCGAATCAGGCCGCCTGGAGCAATACGCCCTTGGTGAGCTAGACCCCGCCGCCCGCGCGGAAGTGGAAAGCTGGGCCGCCCGCTACCCCCAGGTGCGCCAGGAGCTAGACGAATTGCTGACCGGCCTCGACGTGTATGCCGAAGCCCAGTCCCGGACGCCCCCCGCCGGAGCCCGCGAGCGCATCTTGAGCCGCGTGCTGGCCGAAATTGGCTCCGCCGACGTGGCCGCCCCTGCCCCTGCCCCCGCCGTGCCTACCATGCGGGTGTCGGCTTCCAATCCGCACCTGGCCACCGCCCCTACCCCCCCCGTGGCGGCGCGGCGCGGCAGCGGCTGGGCCATTGCGGCCTCGGTAGCCCTGCTGCTGAGCCTGGGTGCCAACGCGCTGCTCTACAGCCGCTGGCAACAGGTTAGCACCGACTTAGTGGCCGCTCAAAACAGCCAGGCCCGCTTTGCTCAAACCTCCCAGGTAGTGGAGCACCGCCTGCAAGGCGCTGAAAGCCAGCTGCAAGTGCTGCGCTCGCCCGAGTACAAATTGGTGGCCCTGGCCGGCACGCCGGCCCACGCCACGGCCCGCGCCCGCGTGCTCTATAACGCCGCTACCCACCGCGTATTCCTCGATGTGCAGGCGCTGCCCGCGCTGCCCGTCGGCAAGCAGTACCAGCTCTGGGCCCTCGACAAAGGCAAGCCCATCGACGCGGGCGTGCTGGCCGCCAACACGGCCACCGGCGAAGGCTTGCAGCAAATGAAGGACATCGCCAGCGCCCAAACCTTCGCCATGACGGTAGAGCCCACCGGCGGCAGCGTAGGCCCCACACTCAGCACTATGACGGTGGTAGGAAATATTTAA
- a CDS encoding RNA polymerase sigma factor, which produces MSDQPLISTPTAAEAVLVERLRARDQSAMTEFYDRYSAALFGVIQRIVKDEEESEDVLQEALVKIWHSMASYDTSRGRLFTWVVNISRNLAIDKIRSRQHRVSSRTQGLDDSLAAQRQAAPDSFRPEHVGLLEITRKLVPEQRQVIDLLYFGGFTQSEAAEELNLPLGTVKTRARTALKILAKLIR; this is translated from the coding sequence GTGTCTGACCAACCCCTTATATCCACCCCTACCGCCGCCGAAGCGGTGCTGGTCGAGCGCCTGCGGGCCCGCGACCAGTCGGCCATGACCGAGTTCTACGACCGCTACTCAGCGGCCCTGTTCGGCGTTATCCAGCGCATCGTTAAGGACGAGGAAGAATCGGAAGACGTGCTCCAGGAAGCGCTGGTCAAAATCTGGCACTCGATGGCCAGCTACGATACCTCGCGGGGCCGGCTTTTTACCTGGGTCGTGAACATCAGCCGGAATTTAGCGATTGATAAAATCCGCTCGCGCCAGCACCGCGTAAGTTCTCGCACCCAGGGCCTCGACGATAGTCTGGCCGCTCAACGCCAAGCCGCCCCGGATTCTTTTCGCCCCGAGCACGTGGGCTTGCTGGAAATCACCCGCAAGCTCGTGCCCGAACAGCGTCAGGTTATCGACCTGCTCTACTTTGGGGGCTTCACCCAGAGTGAGGCCGCTGAAGAACTCAACCTCCCGCTGGGAACGGTGAAAACCCGCGCCCGCACCGCTTTGAAAATATTAGCTAAGCTTATCCGCTAA